Proteins encoded together in one Deinococcus irradiatisoli window:
- a CDS encoding histone deacetylase family protein: MFRAFTAFGRPAYADTPPPRRQFLPREFLQALLMGAAERLPLLPAPDLPWALAERVHDPAYLDRWRRGEVTREEERALGFAWNPAVVARGLGSCGATLSATWDALSTGLGLNLGGGTHHAYADRAEGFSFLNDVAIAARHVLDAGLVSRVLVLDLDVHQGNGTASIFRQEGRVFTLSLHAARNYPFLKEQSDLDIELPDAAGDAEYLDALERALVAAAQFAPQLVFYLAGADVLSGDQLGRLAVSLDGLRARDERVYGWAAHTSTPLVSVMAGGYHRDPAQLVRARLQTLDAALGAFAPAPGTVY, encoded by the coding sequence ATGTTCCGCGCCTTCACCGCCTTCGGGCGCCCCGCCTACGCCGACACGCCCCCGCCCCGGCGACAGTTCCTGCCACGCGAATTCCTGCAGGCGCTGCTGATGGGCGCGGCCGAGCGCCTGCCCCTGCTGCCGGCCCCCGATCTGCCCTGGGCACTGGCCGAGCGCGTTCACGACCCGGCGTATCTGGATCGCTGGCGGCGCGGTGAAGTCACCCGCGAGGAGGAGCGGGCGCTGGGCTTCGCCTGGAACCCGGCGGTGGTCGCGCGCGGCCTGGGTTCGTGCGGCGCGACCCTCAGCGCTACCTGGGACGCGCTGAGCACCGGCCTGGGCCTCAACCTCGGCGGCGGCACCCACCACGCCTATGCCGACCGCGCCGAGGGCTTCTCGTTTCTCAACGACGTGGCGATCGCCGCCCGGCACGTCCTCGACGCCGGCCTGGTCTCGCGGGTGCTGGTGCTCGACCTCGACGTGCATCAGGGCAACGGCACCGCCAGCATCTTCCGTCAGGAGGGGCGGGTGTTCACGCTCAGCCTGCACGCCGCCCGCAACTATCCGTTTCTCAAGGAGCAAAGCGACCTGGACATCGAACTGCCCGACGCCGCCGGCGACGCCGAATATCTGGACGCGCTGGAACGGGCGCTGGTCGCCGCCGCGCAGTTCGCGCCGCAGCTGGTCTTCTATCTGGCCGGGGCCGACGTGCTCTCGGGCGATCAGCTCGGCCGGCTGGCCGTGAGCCTGGACGGCCTGAGGGCCAGGGACGAGCGGGTCTACGGCTGGGCGGCCCACACGAGCACGCCGCTGGTGTCGGTGATGGCGGGCGGGTACCACCGCGATCCGGCCCAGCTGGTGCGCGCCCGGCTCCAGACGCTCGACGCCGCGCTCGGGGCTTTTGCGCCGGCTCCCGGCACGGTATACTGA
- a CDS encoding HNH endonuclease, giving the protein MHFDHILPFARGGTSLRPENVQLRCAHHNLFKGDRWH; this is encoded by the coding sequence TTGCACTTCGACCACATCCTGCCCTTTGCCAGGGGCGGCACCTCGCTCAGGCCGGAAAACGTTCAGCTCCGGTGTGCCCACCACAACCTCTTCAAAGGGGACCGTTGGCATTGA
- a CDS encoding ABC-F family ATP-binding cassette domain-containing protein translates to MPARLHHVARIYGDQLVFEDVSLELRPHDRLALIGANGSGKTTLLRLLAGLDTPDAGQVEVSSAAYLPQHAPNVCGTVLQAVTPPELQAAFQVLSEASAHLVTPTPQVLGAFSAAEDTYRALGGYDFETRAAAVLGGLDLDAHADVQRLSGGQARRVLLARLLLSPAELYLLDEPTNHLDEASLRWLESWIAGSRAAFVLASHDRAFLDAVSTRTAELERGELTVYPGAYSAAMELKATLREAQGREYAAFKRKRAALEEEQRRQASKGRVEENRNRARDNDKFLSSHKAGRAQQIFSSRARAMQKQIERLDAQATDKPFEDRRILTLELPAAPTGPAEVLTVRDLAVCRNGAAVLGGVNLDLRRGDKVALTGPNGAGKSSLLLALLGRLPHRGTVRLGAGLSVYFAGQTSQELADLPTLKDALLDANPQLTLHQLYEIAAQVGLPPDPAFRVADLSGGQRTRLTLARLGVTRAGLLILDEPTNHLDVRAIEALEGLLQAFPGTVLLATHDRRLRERVATRVWEVGDGSVREG, encoded by the coding sequence ATGCCAGCCCGATTGCACCACGTCGCCCGTATCTACGGCGACCAGCTTGTGTTTGAAGACGTTTCGCTCGAACTCCGCCCGCACGACCGCCTCGCCCTGATCGGCGCAAACGGCAGCGGCAAAACCACCCTGCTGCGCCTGCTGGCCGGCCTGGACACCCCCGACGCCGGTCAGGTGGAAGTGTCCAGCGCCGCCTACCTGCCGCAGCACGCCCCGAATGTCTGCGGCACGGTGTTGCAGGCGGTGACGCCGCCCGAGTTGCAGGCGGCTTTTCAGGTGCTCAGTGAGGCCAGCGCCCACCTCGTCACCCCCACGCCGCAGGTGCTCGGCGCCTTCAGCGCCGCCGAGGACACCTACCGGGCGCTGGGCGGCTACGATTTCGAGACGCGGGCGGCGGCGGTGCTGGGCGGGCTGGACCTCGACGCGCATGCCGACGTGCAAAGGCTCTCCGGCGGTCAGGCCCGGCGGGTGCTGCTGGCCCGCCTGCTGCTCTCGCCGGCCGAGCTGTACCTGCTCGACGAGCCGACCAACCACCTCGACGAAGCCTCGCTGCGCTGGCTGGAAAGCTGGATTGCCGGCAGCCGCGCCGCCTTCGTGCTGGCCTCGCACGACCGGGCCTTTCTGGACGCGGTCAGCACCCGCACCGCCGAACTGGAGCGCGGAGAGCTGACGGTGTATCCCGGCGCCTACTCGGCAGCGATGGAGCTCAAGGCCACCCTGCGCGAAGCCCAGGGGCGCGAGTACGCCGCCTTCAAGCGCAAGCGGGCGGCGCTGGAAGAGGAGCAGCGCCGCCAGGCCAGCAAGGGTCGGGTCGAGGAAAACCGCAACCGCGCCCGCGACAACGACAAGTTCCTCTCGAGCCACAAGGCCGGGCGGGCGCAGCAGATCTTCTCGTCGCGGGCCAGGGCGATGCAAAAGCAGATCGAGCGCCTCGACGCCCAGGCCACCGACAAGCCGTTCGAGGACCGCCGCATCCTGACCCTAGAGTTGCCCGCCGCCCCCACCGGCCCCGCCGAGGTGCTGACGGTGCGCGACCTGGCGGTGTGCCGGAACGGCGCCGCCGTGCTGGGCGGCGTGAACCTCGATCTGCGCCGGGGTGACAAGGTGGCGCTCACCGGCCCCAACGGTGCCGGCAAGAGCAGTCTGCTGCTGGCCCTGCTCGGCCGCCTGCCCCACCGCGGCACTGTGCGCCTGGGCGCGGGCCTGAGCGTCTACTTCGCCGGGCAGACCAGCCAGGAACTCGCCGACCTGCCCACCCTGAAAGACGCCCTGCTGGACGCCAACCCCCAGCTCACGCTCCACCAGCTTTACGAGATCGCCGCCCAGGTCGGTCTGCCGCCGGACCCGGCCTTCCGGGTGGCCGACCTCTCCGGCGGCCAGCGCACCCGCCTGACCCTGGCGCGGCTGGGCGTGACCCGCGCCGGGCTGCTCATCCTCGACGAACCGACCAACCACCTCGACGTGCGGGCCATCGAAGCGCTCGAAGGCTTGCTTCAGGCGTTCCCCGGCACCGTGCTGCTGGCGACCCACGACCGCCGCTTGCGTGAGCGGGTGGCGACGCGGGTGTGGGAGGTGGGCGACGGAAGCGTGCGCGAAGGCTAA
- a CDS encoding NAD(P)H-dependent flavin oxidoreductase: protein MNSLMEQLGFNVPIMLAPLGGGPGSPALAAAISAAGGLGSVGSAYFTPEQIREAGAAVRAVTRQPFALNLFAPQPWPQVGAAALQAAQAELAGYHRELGLPAPQLPDVPELDFAAQFRAVLDVRPAALSFTFGVLGAAELTALKNAGILSIGTCGSLEEARELHSSGVDALCVQGREAGGHRGSWLHDARQSTLDLTRAVAAGLPSPVIAAGGLMDASDVRAALAAGAQLAACGTAFLLADEAGTSPPYRAALSSGGDTLFTQAFSGKWARGLANRLTREVRSPLPFPWQNALTRALRSSATQQGRSEYLSLWAGEGVNRITAGPAAQLLARLWPADPEPGASSPNG, encoded by the coding sequence ATGAACTCCTTGATGGAGCAGTTGGGTTTCAACGTGCCGATCATGCTGGCCCCGCTGGGCGGCGGCCCCGGCAGCCCCGCGCTGGCGGCGGCCATCAGCGCGGCGGGCGGGCTGGGCAGCGTGGGCAGCGCCTACTTCACGCCGGAACAGATCCGGGAAGCGGGCGCGGCAGTGCGGGCCGTCACCCGGCAGCCTTTCGCGCTGAACCTGTTCGCGCCGCAGCCGTGGCCGCAGGTCGGTGCGGCGGCGTTGCAGGCGGCCCAGGCCGAACTGGCCGGGTATCACCGTGAACTGGGTCTGCCCGCACCCCAGCTGCCCGACGTGCCGGAGCTGGACTTCGCCGCGCAGTTCCGGGCCGTGCTGGACGTGCGCCCGGCGGCGCTGTCGTTTACCTTCGGGGTGCTGGGCGCGGCCGAGCTGACAGCCCTCAAAAACGCCGGCATTCTCAGCATCGGCACCTGTGGCAGCCTGGAGGAAGCGCGCGAGCTGCATTCGAGCGGCGTGGACGCCCTCTGCGTGCAGGGCCGCGAGGCGGGCGGCCACCGGGGCAGCTGGCTTCACGACGCCCGGCAAAGCACCCTCGACCTGACGCGGGCGGTGGCGGCCGGGTTGCCGTCGCCGGTCATCGCGGCGGGCGGCCTGATGGACGCCTCGGACGTGCGCGCCGCCCTGGCCGCCGGAGCGCAGCTGGCCGCCTGCGGCACGGCGTTCTTGCTGGCCGACGAAGCCGGAACCTCGCCGCCCTACCGCGCTGCTCTGTCGAGCGGCGGCGACACGCTGTTCACCCAGGCGTTTTCCGGCAAGTGGGCGCGCGGCCTCGCCAACCGCCTGACCCGCGAGGTGCGAAGCCCGCTGCCGTTTCCCTGGCAAAATGCCCTGACCCGTGCTCTGCGCTCTAGCGCCACCCAGCAGGGCCGAAGCGAATACCTGAGCTTGTGGGCCGGGGAAGGGGTGAACCGGATCACGGCCGGGCCGGCGGCGCAGCTTCTGGCGCGGCTGTGGCCGGCTGACCCTGAACCCGGGGCATCCTCCCCAAACGGCTAG
- a CDS encoding S1C family serine protease — protein MTKTSMFQELSEALSSAVSQTSQSIVTVLSGRSISGVVVADDEILTVAHVLHGDEVQVRTPDGRELTAQVVGRQHASDLALLRAAGLQLPPVTASQGAQVGELLSVVARPEGRVQAALGFLGAEPPQRGFMGTGASPFRGVSGGGVFDARGGLVGLANAGLSRGELLAVPAERALKVAGLLSRDGRVPRGYLGIGTQPVHFPEAAAGNDAERGRPEEGRGGPGRGEGRGPGGWGRGGPRGWGQRGWGERGPRRGKIGLTVVQIEDGSPAQEAGLMIGDVVMTLDAAPLHHPVQLLEAVRDRAGETLTLGILRGGAQQDVRVTLAER, from the coding sequence ATGACCAAGACTTCCATGTTTCAAGAGTTGTCCGAAGCGCTTTCGAGCGCCGTTTCTCAAACCTCCCAGTCCATCGTGACGGTGCTCTCCGGGCGCAGCATCAGCGGCGTGGTGGTGGCCGACGACGAAATCCTGACGGTGGCCCACGTGCTTCACGGCGACGAGGTGCAGGTCCGCACCCCCGACGGGCGCGAACTCACCGCCCAGGTGGTGGGCCGCCAGCATGCCAGCGATCTGGCCCTGCTGCGGGCCGCCGGGCTTCAGCTGCCCCCGGTGACGGCCAGCCAGGGCGCCCAGGTGGGCGAACTGCTCAGCGTGGTGGCCCGGCCCGAGGGCCGGGTGCAGGCGGCCCTGGGCTTCCTGGGCGCCGAGCCCCCGCAGCGCGGCTTCATGGGTACCGGCGCCTCTCCCTTCCGGGGCGTGTCGGGCGGCGGGGTGTTCGATGCCCGCGGCGGTCTGGTGGGCCTCGCCAACGCCGGGCTCTCGCGCGGCGAACTGCTGGCTGTTCCCGCCGAGCGGGCGCTCAAGGTGGCGGGGCTGCTCTCCCGCGACGGCCGGGTGCCGCGCGGCTACCTGGGCATCGGCACCCAGCCGGTTCATTTTCCGGAAGCTGCGGCGGGCAATGACGCCGAGCGTGGCCGGCCTGAAGAGGGTCGCGGCGGCCCCGGTCGCGGTGAAGGCCGTGGTCCCGGCGGCTGGGGTCGCGGCGGCCCACGCGGTTGGGGTCAGCGGGGGTGGGGCGAGCGCGGTCCGCGCCGGGGCAAGATCGGCCTGACCGTCGTTCAGATCGAGGACGGCAGCCCGGCGCAGGAAGCGGGCCTGATGATCGGCGACGTGGTGATGACGCTGGACGCCGCGCCCCTGCACCACCCGGTGCAACTGCTCGAAGCGGTGCGGGACCGCGCCGGCGAAACCCTGACGCTCGGCATCCTGCGCGGCGGCGCCCAGCAGGACGTGCGGGTGACGCTGGCCGAGCGCTGA
- a CDS encoding helix-turn-helix transcriptional regulator, which produces MWSEVLAGLRVYIGVRSPAAAAGVRAFVLEAGLLLSDNADEADVSVIDDAALADLESLREQRGALVALGSPVWASVLSEVAPSGWAALSPDAGPLEVIAALLAASAGLAAVGAGRADLLTRDLEGDSTLDGEEFADDLTGDLDLPEGGLHLTPREREVLELLAAGLSNKRAARQLGLSEHTVKFHAQAIYSKLGVGSRAAAVTRGIQLGLLSV; this is translated from the coding sequence ATGTGGAGTGAAGTGCTGGCTGGCCTGCGCGTCTACATCGGCGTGCGCTCTCCCGCAGCGGCGGCGGGGGTGCGCGCCTTTGTGCTGGAAGCCGGCCTGCTGCTCAGCGACAACGCCGACGAGGCCGACGTGAGCGTCATCGACGACGCCGCCCTGGCCGACCTGGAAAGCCTCCGGGAGCAGCGCGGCGCGCTGGTGGCGCTGGGCAGCCCGGTGTGGGCCTCGGTGCTCTCCGAGGTGGCCCCGTCCGGCTGGGCCGCGCTGTCGCCGGACGCCGGCCCGCTGGAAGTCATTGCCGCGCTGCTGGCGGCCTCGGCGGGGTTGGCGGCGGTGGGCGCCGGCCGCGCCGATTTGCTCACCCGCGACCTGGAAGGCGATAGCACCCTCGACGGCGAGGAGTTTGCCGACGACCTGACCGGCGACCTTGACCTACCAGAGGGCGGCCTGCATCTCACGCCCCGCGAACGCGAGGTGCTCGAACTCCTGGCGGCGGGCCTGAGCAACAAGCGCGCCGCCAGGCAACTCGGCCTCAGCGAGCACACCGTCAAGTTTCACGCCCAGGCCATCTACTCCAAGCTGGGGGTCGGCAGCCGCGCCGCCGCCGTGACGCGGGGCATTCAACTCGGCCTGCTGAGCGTGTGA
- the ung gene encoding uracil-DNA glycosylase, which produces MSTAQPGLFGSSDDASTLVPDLPASWQAALAGEMQQPYFHKLMQFVAAERASGAVYPAPENVFNALRLTPLDEVKVLILGQDPYHGAGQAQGLAFSVRPGVRVPPSLVNIYKELHDDVGFTVPRHGDLRSWAQQGVLLLNAVLTVRQGEANSHAGHGWETFTDAVIRAVNARPQRVVFVLWGAYARKKAKLITAPQHVILESAHPSPLSVTKFRGTKPFSKVNAALEEAGRGPVDWQLPLQVQE; this is translated from the coding sequence ATGTCCACTGCCCAGCCCGGTTTGTTCGGTTCGTCCGACGACGCGTCCACCCTCGTTCCCGATCTGCCCGCCTCGTGGCAGGCGGCGCTGGCCGGCGAGATGCAGCAGCCCTACTTTCACAAATTGATGCAGTTCGTGGCCGCTGAACGCGCTTCGGGCGCGGTGTACCCGGCGCCCGAGAACGTCTTCAACGCCCTGCGCCTGACGCCGCTCGACGAAGTGAAGGTGCTGATCCTGGGCCAGGACCCATACCACGGAGCCGGGCAGGCGCAGGGCCTGGCCTTCAGCGTGCGCCCCGGCGTGCGGGTGCCGCCCAGTCTGGTCAACATCTACAAAGAACTTCATGACGACGTGGGCTTCACGGTCCCCAGGCACGGCGACCTGCGAAGCTGGGCCCAGCAGGGCGTGCTGCTGCTCAATGCCGTCCTGACGGTGCGCCAGGGCGAAGCCAACAGCCACGCCGGGCACGGCTGGGAGACGTTCACCGACGCCGTGATCCGGGCGGTCAACGCCCGGCCGCAGCGGGTGGTGTTCGTGCTGTGGGGGGCCTACGCCCGAAAGAAAGCCAAGCTGATCACCGCGCCGCAACACGTCATCCTCGAATCGGCCCATCCCAGCCCGCTGAGCGTCACCAAGTTCCGGGGCACCAAGCCCTTCAGCAAGGTCAACGCGGCGCTGGAAGAAGCCGGGCGCGGCCCCGTCGACTGGCAACTGCCGCTTCAGGTTCAGGAGTAG
- a CDS encoding DNA topoisomerase IB yields MVSRTDLLQEEYLRREGHEVGKFEYFWPDGTPYQDDAGLARIAALAVPPAYHEVYVSPDEGAEVQAFGRDAAGRLQYRYHPDFVQAGAMKKWQRLIRFAGALPNLRTVTTSDLRLASGEGGGLPRRKVLALMTRLLHVARFRVGSDIYARNHKTYGLSTLRQRHVKVEGNTLIFDFKGKHSIWQHKQTVDKTLAANVQKLLALPGPWLFQSVDDGQRRRIRASDLNAYLHDVIGPFTAKDFRTWGGTLLAAEFLAEAGPPEDEKVARKTLVECVKYVAADLGNTPAVTRESYICPVIFDRYLASKVLDDYEPRATKSPSLEGLTRSEAALKRLLESEKTLRKGKAR; encoded by the coding sequence GTGGTCTCGCGCACCGATCTGTTGCAGGAGGAGTACCTGCGCCGCGAGGGCCACGAAGTGGGCAAGTTCGAGTACTTCTGGCCCGACGGCACCCCCTACCAGGACGACGCTGGACTTGCGCGCATCGCCGCCCTGGCGGTGCCGCCCGCCTACCACGAGGTCTACGTCAGCCCCGACGAGGGCGCCGAGGTGCAGGCCTTTGGCCGCGACGCCGCCGGAAGATTGCAGTACCGCTACCACCCCGACTTCGTGCAGGCCGGGGCGATGAAGAAGTGGCAGCGATTGATTCGTTTTGCCGGCGCCCTGCCCAACCTGCGCACCGTGACCACCAGCGATTTGCGCCTGGCTTCGGGCGAGGGCGGCGGCCTGCCCCGGCGCAAGGTGCTGGCGCTGATGACCCGCCTGCTGCACGTCGCCCGCTTCCGGGTGGGCAGCGACATTTATGCCCGCAACCACAAGACCTACGGCTTATCCACTCTGCGCCAGCGCCACGTCAAGGTGGAAGGCAACACCCTGATCTTCGATTTCAAGGGCAAGCACTCGATCTGGCAGCACAAGCAGACCGTCGACAAAACGCTGGCCGCCAACGTGCAGAAACTGCTGGCCCTGCCGGGGCCGTGGCTGTTTCAGAGCGTGGACGACGGGCAGCGCCGCCGCATTCGCGCCAGCGACCTCAACGCTTACCTGCACGACGTGATCGGCCCATTCACCGCCAAGGACTTTCGCACCTGGGGCGGCACCCTGCTGGCCGCCGAGTTCCTGGCCGAAGCCGGGCCGCCGGAAGACGAGAAAGTCGCCCGCAAAACGCTGGTCGAATGCGTCAAGTACGTGGCCGCCGACCTGGGCAACACGCCGGCGGTGACCCGCGAGAGTTACATCTGCCCGGTGATCTTCGACCGCTACCTCGCCAGCAAGGTGCTCGACGACTACGAACCGCGCGCCACCAAATCGCCCAGCCTGGAGGGCCTGACGCGCAGCGAAGCGGCCCTCAAGCGCCTGCTGGAAAGTGAAAAGACGCTGCGCAAAGGAAAAGCCAGATGA
- a CDS encoding DUF427 domain-containing protein, whose protein sequence is MKRSQPAVPAPGQESVWAYPRPPRLEHTAKRLQIWLGGELVADTDWSRQPAFRVLETSHPPGYYLPPDAFAPGVLSRASGSSVCEWKGQATYWTLSGGGRVAPRSGWSYESPTPAFREMAGCVAVYAGQMDECRVAGEVVTPQPGDFYGGWITADVVGPFKGEPGSWGW, encoded by the coding sequence ATGAAACGTTCCCAACCTGCCGTGCCCGCCCCCGGTCAGGAATCGGTGTGGGCCTATCCGCGCCCACCTCGCCTGGAGCACACCGCCAAGCGCCTGCAGATCTGGCTCGGCGGCGAGCTGGTGGCCGACACCGACTGGAGCAGGCAGCCCGCTTTCCGGGTGCTGGAAACCTCGCACCCGCCCGGCTACTACCTGCCGCCGGACGCCTTCGCGCCGGGGGTACTGAGCCGCGCTTCGGGCAGCAGCGTGTGCGAATGGAAAGGTCAGGCGACCTACTGGACCCTCAGCGGTGGTGGCCGGGTGGCGCCGCGCTCGGGCTGGAGTTACGAATCACCCACTCCGGCTTTTCGAGAGATGGCCGGCTGCGTGGCGGTGTACGCCGGGCAAATGGATGAGTGCCGGGTGGCCGGCGAGGTGGTCACGCCGCAGCCGGGCGACTTCTACGGCGGCTGGATCACCGCCGACGTGGTGGGGCCGTTCAAGGGCGAGCCGGGCAGCTGGGGCTGGTAG
- a CDS encoding protein jag, whose protein sequence is MDKTNLDDYLANLGISEGDEAPNVVEAALGAAAPGGEALSPLVVFEQFMQGVVEHLGRDLTLSVRDTGEALEAEIGGERAGKLAGREGRTLAAIEVLAYAVLAKHAGRSDVRVRVDAGGFKRRQADNLGKLAERLALQVAKSGEAHELQPMPPAERRVIHVALKDHALVTTESVGEGAGRHLVIRPRTGDPR, encoded by the coding sequence ATGGACAAGACAAACCTCGACGATTACCTCGCCAATCTGGGCATCAGCGAGGGAGACGAAGCGCCGAACGTGGTCGAGGCGGCCCTGGGCGCCGCTGCGCCGGGGGGCGAAGCGCTGTCGCCGCTGGTGGTCTTCGAGCAGTTCATGCAGGGCGTGGTCGAGCACCTCGGGCGCGACCTGACCTTGAGCGTACGCGACACCGGCGAGGCCCTGGAAGCCGAGATCGGCGGCGAGCGGGCCGGCAAGCTGGCGGGGCGCGAGGGGCGCACTCTGGCGGCCATCGAGGTGCTGGCCTACGCGGTGCTCGCCAAGCACGCCGGGCGCAGCGACGTGCGGGTGCGGGTAGACGCCGGGGGCTTCAAGCGCCGTCAGGCCGACAACCTCGGCAAGCTGGCCGAGCGCCTGGCCTTGCAGGTCGCCAAGAGCGGCGAGGCCCACGAACTTCAGCCGATGCCGCCGGCCGAACGCCGGGTGATTCACGTGGCGCTCAAGGACCACGCCCTGGTCACCACCGAGTCGGTCGGGGAAGGCGCGGGGCGGCACCTGGTGATCCGGCCGCGCACCGGCGATCCGCGCTGA
- the prmC gene encoding peptide chain release factor N(5)-glutamine methyltransferase, with product MQGALRDLTAQLRESGVPSPEVDARELVQHALKLGRSGLLTQAGRKLSGEEQRVLGELARRRAVREPLQHLLGEVEWAGLRLKVSPAALVPRFETELLLTLALADLEAVPAPRVLDVGTGTGALALGVKQARPDAQVTASDLSAEALDLARQNAALSGLDVVFVQADLLGSLSGPYDLLLSNPPYLPDADQLQVQPEVGFDPPLALYGGPDGLALARRLAAGAPGVLAPGGVMWLELDPRNVGVLAAELVAQGWAAQVHPDLTGRPRCVSARRV from the coding sequence GTGCAGGGCGCGCTGCGAGACCTCACGGCGCAGCTGCGCGAATCGGGCGTGCCTTCTCCCGAGGTGGACGCCCGCGAACTGGTGCAGCATGCCCTGAAACTCGGCCGCAGCGGCTTGCTGACCCAGGCGGGCCGTAAACTGAGCGGAGAAGAACAGCGGGTACTGGGCGAACTGGCCCGCCGCCGCGCCGTCCGTGAGCCGCTGCAACACCTGCTCGGCGAGGTGGAGTGGGCCGGGCTGCGCCTGAAGGTGTCGCCCGCCGCGCTGGTGCCGCGTTTCGAGACCGAACTGCTGCTGACGCTGGCGCTGGCCGATCTGGAGGCCGTGCCGGCTCCACGGGTGCTGGACGTGGGCACCGGCACCGGCGCGCTGGCGCTGGGCGTCAAGCAGGCCCGCCCCGACGCGCAGGTGACGGCCAGCGACCTCAGCGCCGAAGCGCTGGACCTGGCACGGCAGAATGCAGCGTTGAGTGGGCTTGACGTGGTATTCGTGCAGGCCGATCTGCTCGGTTCCCTGAGCGGTCCCTACGATCTGCTGCTGAGCAACCCGCCGTACCTGCCGGACGCCGACCAGCTTCAGGTGCAGCCGGAAGTCGGCTTCGATCCGCCGCTGGCCCTCTACGGCGGTCCGGACGGTCTGGCGCTGGCCCGGCGGCTGGCGGCAGGAGCGCCGGGCGTGCTGGCGCCGGGCGGGGTGATGTGGTTGGAACTCGATCCGCGCAATGTGGGCGTGCTGGCCGCCGAACTGGTGGCCCAGGGCTGGGCGGCCCAGGTGCATCCCGACCTGACCGGACGGCCCCGTTGCGTGTCGGCGCGGCGGGTCTAG
- a CDS encoding MGMT family protein, with protein sequence MNAASSEEGLRARVLALVAQIPPGRVMTYGQLATLAGQPGAARQVGYVMNGLMDTGSAHSPGLPWQRVINAQGKVSTDKLGFGDLQRGLLRAEGVEFDASGKCDLGRLQWWPEEAATGQERLL encoded by the coding sequence ATGAACGCCGCATCCTCCGAAGAAGGCCTCAGGGCCCGCGTGCTGGCCCTGGTGGCGCAGATTCCGCCGGGCCGGGTGATGACCTACGGCCAGCTCGCCACCCTGGCCGGGCAACCCGGCGCGGCGCGGCAGGTCGGGTACGTGATGAACGGCCTGATGGACACCGGGTCGGCCCACAGCCCCGGCCTGCCCTGGCAGCGGGTCATCAACGCGCAGGGCAAGGTCAGCACCGACAAGCTCGGCTTTGGCGACCTGCAACGCGGCCTGCTGAGGGCCGAGGGGGTAGAGTTCGACGCCAGTGGCAAATGCGACCTGGGGCGTCTTCAGTGGTGGCCCGAGGAAGCGGCCACCGGGCAGGAACGCCTTCTGTAA
- a CDS encoding TetR family transcriptional regulator, whose product MPRPLTRPARARSPEEKLIRRGDILRAAERLWTTTAYADLSMNQVAREVQLAKGTLYLYFETKEELFLALLTEHYKTWITQLITLLDERQPKGADAVAGVICESLRGFEAMRRLQLLLGSVLEQGEPALEFRQKLIAMMQAAATRLPYPHDTALRVLVHTDALCVGWQHLAEESPAHRALTLHPELQPLMVNFETEMNTSLRALLHFLEQQTSVAVA is encoded by the coding sequence ATGCCCCGTCCACTGACCCGTCCGGCCAGAGCGCGCAGCCCCGAGGAAAAACTGATCCGGCGCGGCGATATCCTGCGCGCCGCCGAGCGGTTGTGGACCACCACCGCCTACGCCGACCTAAGCATGAACCAGGTGGCGAGGGAAGTGCAGCTCGCCAAGGGCACCCTCTACCTGTACTTCGAGACCAAAGAGGAACTGTTTCTGGCGCTGCTCACCGAGCATTACAAGACCTGGATCACCCAGCTGATCACGCTGCTCGACGAGCGCCAGCCCAAAGGCGCCGACGCGGTGGCCGGTGTAATCTGCGAAAGCCTGCGCGGGTTCGAGGCGATGCGCCGCCTGCAACTGCTGCTCGGCAGCGTACTGGAGCAGGGTGAGCCGGCCCTTGAATTCCGCCAGAAGCTCATCGCCATGATGCAGGCCGCCGCCACCCGCCTGCCGTACCCGCACGACACCGCCCTGCGGGTGCTGGTGCATACCGACGCACTGTGCGTGGGCTGGCAGCATCTGGCCGAGGAGTCGCCGGCCCACCGCGCCCTGACGCTGCACCCCGAGCTCCAGCCCCTGATGGTGAACTTCGAGACCGAGATGAACACGTCGCTGCGGGCGCTGCTGCACTTTCTGGAACAGCAGACCTCGGTGGCCGTTGCTTAA
- a CDS encoding DUF2171 domain-containing protein, producing the protein MTNNDMSQVDQALDKELRDAITEHLQVKDANGEHVGTVDHLDGDRIKLTRTDSNDGQHHYINLSDVKSADEVAVYLSKAHADLQMQSE; encoded by the coding sequence ATGACCAACAACGATATGAGCCAGGTGGACCAGGCCCTCGACAAAGAACTGCGCGACGCGATCACCGAGCACCTGCAGGTCAAGGACGCCAACGGTGAGCACGTCGGTACGGTCGATCACCTCGACGGCGACCGCATCAAGCTGACCCGCACCGACAGCAACGACGGCCAGCACCACTACATCAACCTGAGCGACGTCAAGAGCGCCGACGAGGTGGCGGTGTACCTCAGCAAGGCCCACGCCGATCTGCAGATGCAGAGCGAGTAA